From the genome of Cynocephalus volans isolate mCynVol1 chromosome 15, mCynVol1.pri, whole genome shotgun sequence:
ggagaacaaataaaataacacattagagaaaaaattacttaaaaatagttGTATTTCTATTTCACAATTTGATCAAATACTGGTTTTCTTATAAACTTTCTACAggatgttttaaaacaaattcttcaCATTGTGTCTTAACTATGTACTTACGGAATTTCAGGGAAATAGTTCTTTGTGGTTTTTATAGCTTAATTTGTACCAAAGGGATGGCAGGTGGTCACACGCAATCCACGTGGGATTCTAACATGACATTTAGTGAGTTTTCTGACGCGGACCATCCCTTTGATGCTGAAGGTAATGCATCTGTTGAAAGAAGTGACTGTAGATTTGGACTACCGCTCTCTGCATCTTCCAGTTTTTCTGTGTTATCTTCCCAGTTAATGTGGAATCTTGTGACCCTGGGATTAGACACCAAAATgttcctttgaagctttgaaaagTCTGGTTTTACTGGCGGATTTTCCCTGAATTCTGTCTCGGTATATTCGTTATTTACATAATAGCCAACTCTAATAAATTCTTGACCTCGATAGGTGCAAGTATTTAGCACAACTGTTACACCTACTGCATCTGCATCTGGAATGAGTCCCGGATTAGGTGCATCTGCCTGAAATACAAACACATGCCTTCCTACTGGAACAGGACCCACTAAAACAGTGTCTAAAACTTGATCGTATTCTTCACTTTCTGCAGAGCCTACATAGATAATTTTCCATTCCAGGTCTTCAGACAGGTCCTCGATGCACTCGAAGGTGATCTCGAACTGGAACGGGTTGTAGAAAGGAGAAGGGTTATCCAGAACCACTACATTGTTCGCCTGAACCTttgccatattttttttaaaaaccacaaacaaTGGTTACGGGGGCTTGTTGCG
Proteins encoded in this window:
- the LOC134364229 gene encoding histone chaperone ASF1-like, with the protein product MAKVQANNVVVLDNPSPFYNPFQFEITFECIEDLSEDLEWKIIYVGSAESEEYDQVLDTVLVGPVPVGRHVFVFQADAPNPGLIPDADAVGVTVVLNTCTYRGQEFIRVGYYVNNEYTETEFRENPPVKPDFSKLQRNILVSNPRVTRFHINWEDNTEKLEDAESGSPNLQSLLSTDALPSASKGWSASENSLNVMLESHVDCV